AAGTCTGTCTCGAAAAAGAACGAACAGTTGTTCAGGAAGTTCTAGAACAAGGTGCTGTATTCAAAAAATCCCTGCGCGATTCAATTCCCGAGATCCAAAGGACCATTCAAGATCATTTCCCTGCCAGCCCTAATCCAAGTTGGCTCAACACTATCCAGGCACTTGCGACGTCGAATCTTCAATCGCAGTTCATGCAGCGGCACCAAGATACGCCCTTAACCGCGACGTTTTTTGAAATATGCGAAACATGGAATGCCCTGGTTATACAATTCCTCCACCAGCATCTCTTTCATTCTATCGGTCAAGTTCGGGAATCATTTGCTCATACAAAAGAAACCGAGAACTTGCTAACCTTCGATGACCTGCTACCAGCTATCCTTAGCAATCTGGAAACAGAAAATGGTAGTCGCTTACAAGGACGCATTCAGGGAACCTACCAAGCGGCCTTGATCGATGAATTCCAAGACACTGATCCTCGGCAGACAGAGATGTTCAGAAGACTATTCGTTTCACCTGAACACTTCCTCTTTCTTATCGGTGACCCCAAACAAGCCATATACAAATTTCGCGGAGCGGATATCTTTAGCTACCTGAATGCCAGGTCTCTAGCAAAAGACAATTATACACTGTCAAAGAATTGGCGATCCGACCCCAAACTCATCGAGGCGGTAAATGGATTATTCTCTCTTTCAGGAATGCCTTTTCTCTTCGAAGAAATTGCATTCTTAAAATCTTCAGCAGCGCTGGAGGGAGGCAATTTCACCATCAAGGAGCAATTACCAGAATTACCCTTAAAATTTTGTTACCTTGAATCCAAAGATGCCAAAGCCATCAACAATGTTTCCGCAAAGGAAACCATTCGCACTGCGGTCACCCAAGAAATACTCAGATTGCTTGGTGGATCAGCCCAATTAAAAGGAAAGAATGTAGAGCCATCAGATATCGCTATACTTTCCCGATCCAATCGTGAAGCGCATGAACTGAGAATGGTATTATCGGAAAATGGAATACCTTCTGTTATTTACTCGGATCAGACGGTATTTGAAACGGAGGACGCTTCCATCTTTCAAATATTACTCAACTGCCTTTTAGAACCCAGTCGTATGGATTGGATCAGAGGCCTCTATGTAACGTCATGGTTTAACTGGTCAGCAAAGACCGTATCGGAGCACAATTGGACGGAAATCCAAGAACACTTTTTTGCACTTCATAGGCGCTGGCAAGAGGTCGGCATATTGAAAGCGCTAGATGAATGGATCAGTTGGAGTGACATCAAGACCGCCCTACTAAGTCAGGTTGGAGGGGAAAGAAACCTGACTAATCTTTTACATTTGGTCGAACTGGTGAGCAAGGCCGAATTGGACATGAAGCTCAGCCCAATGCCACTTCTAGAATGGGTTTCCAAATCCATGACGGATCCAGACAAAGAACGAGATGACTTCATCACTCGTTTAGAAAGCGATGACCAAGCGGTACAAATTGTAACCATTCATAAAAGCAAGGGACTTCAATACCCAATCGTGTTCGTACCTTTCGCATGGAATGCCCCATTCAGTCGCAGTAATGATGCTTGGATATACCACAAACAAAAGCATGAGGGCCGACTGGTCTACGACAACAGGTCAGACCCCGATCATGAGGATGAAATTCAATATAGGAAAGAAGAGCTCTCAGATGGAGTTCGATTGCTCTACGTAGCTCTTACACGAGCTGAAAACTGCTGCTACCTGTTCTGGGGACATTTCAAGAACCAGGAAAACTCATCGATTGGCCACTTGTTGGGTTTAGGTAATCTAACAACTGAACCACAATATGGGAGCACCGAAGAAGCTCTTGAGGCCTTAAAATCAAAATCGCTCCCCGGTTTGGAGATACTGGACACGAAAGTAATGGCAGAACCGTCATCCTCAAGCTTCAGTCGCTACGAAGAAGTGGGTAAGCTGAAATGCAA
This genomic stretch from Opitutia bacterium ISCC 52 harbors:
- the recB gene encoding exodeoxyribonuclease V subunit beta gives rise to the protein MIDREFQITSTPVIPGITFLEASAGTGKTYTISRLVVRLIAEKNLTISNILVMTFTEAATKELKDRIRKAVQETLQGLTQPETTDLLAKQYQETPDELIEIAKRLRTALATFDEAAIFTIHGFCHRTLSEFAFEGNRLFEATLIKEPTPLWRESVHDYWRKSFYESDGFISSVLQHHRQTPETVLSDLLTTNRHPLIEVLPTTSNAEYQNTIEALRDTWADLKVCLEKERTVVQEVLEQGAVFKKSLRDSIPEIQRTIQDHFPASPNPSWLNTIQALATSNLQSQFMQRHQDTPLTATFFEICETWNALVIQFLHQHLFHSIGQVRESFAHTKETENLLTFDDLLPAILSNLETENGSRLQGRIQGTYQAALIDEFQDTDPRQTEMFRRLFVSPEHFLFLIGDPKQAIYKFRGADIFSYLNARSLAKDNYTLSKNWRSDPKLIEAVNGLFSLSGMPFLFEEIAFLKSSAALEGGNFTIKEQLPELPLKFCYLESKDAKAINNVSAKETIRTAVTQEILRLLGGSAQLKGKNVEPSDIAILSRSNREAHELRMVLSENGIPSVIYSDQTVFETEDASIFQILLNCLLEPSRMDWIRGLYVTSWFNWSAKTVSEHNWTEIQEHFFALHRRWQEVGILKALDEWISWSDIKTALLSQVGGERNLTNLLHLVELVSKAELDMKLSPMPLLEWVSKSMTDPDKERDDFITRLESDDQAVQIVTIHKSKGLQYPIVFVPFAWNAPFSRSNDAWIYHKQKHEGRLVYDNRSDPDHEDEIQYRKEELSDGVRLLYVALTRAENCCYLFWGHFKNQENSSIGHLLGLGNLTTEPQYGSTEEALEALKSKSLPGLEILDTKVMAEPSSSSFSRYEEVGKLKCNKLSRTIDRGFQISSFSSLATGFREAIDESVTEDEEGIKLTEDEESTPSIYSLPKGTVAGNLVHDVLELCDFTDPDTLNSAIKKVGQSSLIKDPWLPIMETHLEQLLRTPLPHPQGNIQLSKIEPKQCLKESEFHFPTRTTSTRELLNYFKSKAGDNFGSALPEIENWNEYRLNGFLRGFIDLLFEWEGKYYILDWKSNWLGNQAEDYDQEAMTHAIAHHAYFLQYYLYTLATVRYLQLRLPKFDYEKDFGGVFYLFVRGIDPNHPGSGVYFDRPELRAIQELDTLFQKN